One part of the Edaphobacter acidisoli genome encodes these proteins:
- a CDS encoding Gfo/Idh/MocA family protein: MRFSVRMIGKKLSGMVVLCALVSSSSAYGQASAPIRVAIVGLVHGHVQGFLHSLPQHPEVQLVGVTDPDAALRRHYQEQAHLPAGIFYPTEAAMLKATHPQAILVYTSIAHHRAAIEEAAPLHIAVMVEKPLATTVDDALAIERLSRKYNVPVLTNYETTWYASNIAAYGMLEKGEIGDVRKLVVHDGHRGPKEIGVGPEFLSWLTDPVQNGAGALFDFGCYGVDLATWYMHGELPLTVTAVTLHIKPQIYPKVDDDSTIVLTYPHAQVIIQGSWNWPFDRKDMEVYGATGYVDTIYGDNTHLRIRLPHERAEHVDPIPALTAPEDNSLDYLSAVLNGKLKPEHDLTSLDTNVTVVRILDAARRSAQTGRTIRLADEVAGSHRSSGM, translated from the coding sequence ATGCGTTTTTCTGTTCGGATGATTGGCAAGAAGCTGTCTGGGATGGTCGTGCTTTGTGCGCTCGTAAGCTCATCATCTGCTTATGGCCAGGCGTCAGCGCCCATTCGCGTCGCCATTGTTGGGCTGGTGCATGGGCATGTGCAGGGATTTCTGCATAGTCTGCCGCAGCATCCTGAGGTGCAGCTTGTCGGTGTGACTGATCCGGATGCTGCGCTGCGCAGGCACTATCAGGAGCAGGCGCACCTGCCTGCGGGTATCTTCTATCCGACCGAGGCGGCGATGCTGAAGGCGACGCATCCGCAGGCGATTCTGGTGTACACGTCGATTGCGCATCATCGCGCGGCGATTGAAGAGGCTGCGCCGCTGCACATCGCTGTGATGGTGGAGAAGCCGCTGGCGACGACGGTGGACGATGCGCTCGCCATCGAGCGGCTCTCGCGCAAGTACAACGTTCCTGTCCTGACCAACTATGAGACGACTTGGTATGCGTCGAACATCGCGGCTTACGGGATGCTTGAAAAGGGCGAGATTGGTGACGTGCGCAAGTTGGTGGTTCACGACGGGCATCGTGGTCCGAAGGAGATTGGCGTTGGGCCGGAGTTTCTTTCGTGGCTGACGGACCCGGTGCAGAACGGCGCGGGCGCGCTGTTTGACTTCGGTTGCTATGGGGTCGATCTGGCTACGTGGTACATGCACGGCGAGCTTCCGCTGACGGTGACGGCGGTGACGCTGCACATCAAGCCGCAGATCTATCCGAAGGTTGACGACGACAGCACGATCGTCCTGACGTATCCGCATGCGCAGGTCATCATTCAGGGCTCGTGGAACTGGCCGTTCGACCGCAAGGATATGGAGGTCTACGGGGCCACGGGTTATGTGGACACCATCTACGGCGACAACACGCACTTGCGCATCCGCCTGCCGCACGAGCGCGCCGAGCATGTTGATCCGATTCCTGCGCTGACTGCGCCGGAGGACAACTCGCTCGACTATCTGAGCGCGGTTCTGAACGGGAAGCTGAAGCCAGAGCATGACCTGACTTCGCTGGATACGAATGTGACGGTGGTGCGGATTCTCGATGCGGCGCGTCGCAGCGCGCAGACGGGGCGGACGATTCGGCTGGCTGATGAAGTTGCAGGCAGCCATCGCAGTTCAGGAATGTAA
- the lpxA gene encoding acyl-ACP--UDP-N-acetylglucosamine O-acyltransferase, translating to MHPTAIVEPGAQVPASCTVGPYCTIGPNVVLGEECELVSHVVLDGHLTMGRNNRVFSFACLGVAPQDLKYKGEPTALMIGDRNDIREYVTISRGTTGGGGTTRVGSGCLIMAYTHIGHDSVIGDGVILANAATLAGHVTVEDYATVGALNPVHQFCTIGKYAYVGGGTTITQDVLPYSLTSIERNNHAYGINKVGLERKGFTPEEIKQLRAAYRLLQASKLNVSEALAAIQEKVASGEFGERVAYLADFIAKSERGIIK from the coding sequence ATTCATCCTACGGCGATTGTTGAGCCGGGCGCGCAGGTTCCGGCGAGCTGCACGGTTGGGCCCTACTGCACGATTGGGCCGAATGTTGTGCTGGGTGAGGAGTGCGAGCTGGTCTCGCACGTGGTGCTCGACGGGCACCTGACGATGGGGCGCAACAACCGCGTGTTTTCGTTTGCGTGCCTCGGCGTTGCTCCGCAGGATTTGAAATATAAGGGCGAGCCGACTGCGCTTATGATTGGCGACCGTAATGACATCCGCGAGTATGTGACGATCTCGCGCGGGACGACGGGCGGGGGCGGTACGACGCGCGTTGGCTCGGGCTGCCTGATTATGGCTTACACGCACATTGGGCATGACTCGGTGATTGGCGATGGCGTGATTCTGGCGAATGCAGCTACGCTTGCCGGGCATGTCACGGTGGAGGATTACGCCACTGTTGGCGCGCTGAATCCGGTGCACCAGTTCTGCACGATTGGCAAGTATGCCTATGTGGGCGGAGGCACGACGATCACGCAGGATGTGCTGCCGTACTCGCTGACTTCGATAGAGCGCAACAACCATGCGTATGGCATCAACAAGGTGGGGTTGGAGCGCAAGGGATTTACGCCGGAGGAGATCAAGCAGCTTCGTGCTGCGTATCGTCTGCTGCAGGCTTCGAAGCTGAATGTTTCGGAGGCGCTGGCGGCTATCCAGGAGAAGGTTGCGTCTGGCGAGTTCGGCGAGCGCGTGGCGTATCTGGCGGACTTCATTGCGAAGAGCGAGCGGGGCATTATCAAGTAG
- a CDS encoding DoxX family protein yields MKIAVLIARILLGFIFVFFGLNIYFHFLPMQLPPGDAGTLMAVMFKHGWFTFYGLFYVVGGILLLIGRFVPIGLVLLGPVIVNILLFHITFNMSGIGPGVVVTILEIFLIYAYREHFKALFTAGWLR; encoded by the coding sequence ATGAAGATCGCTGTCCTGATCGCGCGTATCCTGTTGGGCTTTATCTTCGTCTTCTTCGGCCTCAACATCTACTTCCACTTCCTCCCCATGCAACTCCCTCCCGGCGACGCAGGAACATTGATGGCCGTGATGTTCAAACACGGCTGGTTCACGTTCTACGGCCTCTTCTACGTTGTCGGCGGAATCCTGCTGCTGATTGGACGATTCGTCCCGATCGGCCTCGTGCTGCTGGGCCCGGTCATCGTCAACATCCTGCTCTTCCACATCACCTTCAACATGTCAGGAATCGGTCCCGGAGTCGTCGTCACGATCCTCGAGATCTTCCTGATCTACGCCTACCGCGAACACTTCAAAGCGCTGTTCACCGCAGGCTGGCTCCGCTAA
- the fusA gene encoding elongation factor G has product MRVYQGREIRNVAVVGHAHSGKSTLIAALLHAAKMTPAQGRVEDGSAVTAYDEEEVARRTTMSNAVAFAEWGGVKINLLDTPGFHMFVQESRAAMLPVETALIVLNAQVGAETVTDRVWHYAAEVNLPRVLVMNQVDHPKADSRVGRMEMIEHLQGKWGRQVVPVQLPIVDKDGFHGVVDLVTMQAFLYKPGGDGRGEVGKIPHVMEEDAKKAHEALVELVAEGKDELMEEFFREGTIPEEHLIAALHEAIREDRIFPVLYVSGLRNVGTDHLLDFLKVYAPSPVEREPVAARGLQRPVGTNGHANGEAVTAQEEIVMRGMDDKEPLALYVFKTMSDPFAGRISFFKVLSGTLKNDRTVENYTRQEQERLVHLSIMQGRKAVEVPELHAGDLGAVAKLHVTLTGDSLGDRGQDIFLEPVAMPEPAMTYAIEPKSRADEDKLAPAVHKLMEEDLMLRFFRDPQTNEFLVAGAGQQHIETVVSKLKKRYHTEVTLKAPKVPYRETILGHADAQGRHKKQTGGHGQFGDCKIRMDALPRGSGFVFENDIFGGSIPRQYIPAVEKGIQESAARGFLAGYPVVDFKVSLYDGSYHDVDSSEMSFKMAGRLAFRKCMEQARPALLEPVMKVEIETPDEFAGALLGDLNSRRGRVQGMEPGSAGTVVRAEVPMAEMLSYGTTLTSITQGRGSFRMEMGHYDIVPAMIAQKILATAKRPVHDEAEE; this is encoded by the coding sequence ATGAGGGTCTATCAAGGGAGAGAGATTCGCAATGTGGCCGTGGTGGGCCATGCGCATAGTGGCAAGTCGACACTGATTGCAGCGCTGCTGCATGCGGCGAAGATGACGCCGGCGCAGGGGCGGGTGGAAGACGGGTCGGCGGTGACGGCGTATGACGAGGAAGAGGTGGCGCGGCGGACGACGATGTCTAACGCAGTCGCGTTTGCGGAGTGGGGCGGGGTGAAGATCAACCTGCTGGATACGCCGGGGTTCCATATGTTTGTGCAGGAGTCGCGCGCGGCGATGCTTCCGGTGGAGACGGCGCTGATTGTGCTGAACGCGCAGGTGGGCGCGGAGACGGTGACGGACCGGGTGTGGCACTATGCGGCGGAGGTGAACCTGCCGCGTGTGCTGGTGATGAATCAGGTGGACCATCCCAAGGCCGATAGCCGCGTGGGACGGATGGAGATGATCGAGCACCTGCAGGGGAAGTGGGGCAGGCAGGTGGTGCCGGTGCAGTTGCCGATTGTGGACAAGGACGGCTTTCACGGGGTGGTGGACCTGGTGACGATGCAGGCCTTTCTGTACAAGCCCGGTGGCGATGGACGCGGCGAGGTGGGCAAGATTCCGCATGTGATGGAAGAGGACGCGAAGAAGGCGCATGAGGCGCTGGTGGAACTGGTCGCCGAGGGGAAAGATGAGCTGATGGAGGAGTTCTTCCGCGAGGGCACGATTCCGGAGGAGCATCTAATCGCGGCGCTGCATGAGGCGATTCGCGAGGACCGCATCTTCCCGGTGCTGTATGTGAGCGGGCTGCGGAATGTGGGCACGGACCATCTGCTGGATTTTCTGAAGGTCTATGCGCCTTCGCCGGTGGAGCGCGAGCCGGTGGCTGCGCGGGGATTGCAGCGCCCGGTCGGGACCAATGGCCATGCGAATGGCGAGGCGGTTACGGCGCAGGAAGAGATTGTGATGCGCGGCATGGACGATAAGGAGCCGCTGGCGCTCTACGTCTTCAAGACGATGTCGGACCCGTTTGCCGGACGGATCTCATTTTTCAAGGTGCTGAGCGGCACGTTGAAGAATGACAGGACGGTGGAGAACTACACGCGGCAGGAGCAGGAGCGGCTGGTGCATCTTTCGATCATGCAGGGACGCAAGGCGGTCGAAGTGCCGGAGCTGCATGCGGGCGATCTGGGCGCGGTGGCGAAGCTGCACGTGACGCTGACGGGCGATTCGCTGGGCGACCGTGGACAGGATATCTTCCTAGAGCCGGTGGCGATGCCGGAGCCTGCGATGACCTATGCGATTGAGCCGAAGTCGCGCGCCGACGAGGACAAGCTGGCCCCGGCGGTGCACAAACTGATGGAAGAGGACCTGATGCTCCGGTTCTTCCGCGACCCGCAGACGAATGAGTTTCTGGTGGCGGGCGCGGGGCAGCAGCATATCGAGACGGTGGTCTCGAAGCTGAAGAAGCGGTATCACACGGAGGTGACGCTGAAGGCGCCGAAGGTACCTTATCGGGAGACGATTCTAGGCCACGCAGACGCGCAGGGCAGGCACAAGAAGCAGACGGGCGGGCATGGGCAGTTTGGCGACTGCAAGATTCGCATGGATGCGTTGCCGCGCGGCAGCGGCTTTGTGTTTGAGAACGATATCTTTGGCGGCTCGATTCCGCGGCAGTACATTCCGGCGGTTGAGAAGGGGATACAGGAGTCGGCGGCGCGCGGATTTCTGGCCGGGTATCCGGTGGTGGACTTCAAGGTGTCGTTGTATGACGGGAGCTACCACGATGTGGATTCGAGCGAGATGTCGTTCAAGATGGCCGGGCGACTGGCGTTTCGTAAGTGTATGGAACAGGCCCGGCCCGCGCTGCTGGAGCCGGTGATGAAGGTCGAGATCGAGACGCCGGATGAGTTTGCGGGCGCGCTGCTGGGCGATTTGAACTCGCGCCGTGGACGGGTGCAGGGCATGGAGCCGGGAAGCGCGGGTACGGTCGTGCGGGCCGAGGTGCCGATGGCGGAGATGCTGAGCTACGGCACGACGCTGACTTCGATTACGCAGGGCCGGGGCAGCTTCAGGATGGAGATGGGCCACTACGATATCGTGCCCGCGATGATCGCGCAGAAGATTCTGGCGACGGCGAAGCGGCCGGTGCATGATGAGGCGGAGGAATAG
- the fabZ gene encoding 3-hydroxyacyl-ACP dehydratase FabZ: MSETTATSTAATESAAHAQSAEQKTMDIVEIMSILPHRYPFLLIDRVIEVERKQRIVAIKNVSFNEPQFQGHFPDYPIMPGVLMVEAIAQAGGALLLTEIPDRDNKLMVFTGIDSAKFRRPVVPGDQVRIEVKVLNWRSTAVRMQGTATVEGKVVCEATVMCALVPRAAKKQESGAASA; the protein is encoded by the coding sequence ATGAGTGAGACGACTGCAACATCCACTGCCGCGACTGAATCCGCAGCGCATGCCCAATCCGCTGAACAGAAGACGATGGACATCGTTGAGATTATGTCCATTCTGCCGCATCGCTATCCGTTTCTGCTGATCGACCGCGTGATTGAGGTGGAACGGAAGCAGCGCATCGTCGCGATTAAGAACGTGTCGTTCAACGAGCCGCAGTTTCAGGGGCACTTTCCCGATTATCCCATCATGCCCGGGGTGTTGATGGTGGAGGCGATTGCGCAGGCGGGCGGCGCGCTGCTGCTGACCGAGATTCCTGACCGCGATAACAAGTTGATGGTCTTCACAGGCATCGACAGCGCGAAGTTTCGCCGGCCGGTGGTGCCGGGTGACCAGGTGCGCATTGAGGTGAAGGTGTTGAACTGGCGCTCGACCGCGGTGCGGATGCAGGGCACGGCGACGGTGGAGGGCAAGGTGGTTTGCGAAGCCACGGTGATGTGCGCGCTGGTGCCACGGGCGGCGAAGAAGCAAGAGAGCGGGGCTGCTTCGGCGTGA
- a CDS encoding alpha-mannosidase, whose protein sequence is MTNHPHLARARQLASVLTLAATSLLIALAPAANAQRRGQAANITSSLSPAAQQVIERLSTFDELSAPDWRYHAGDLPHGEDPALDDSSWQVVKARSEAPNESVWYRRTIEVPKTLNGYDLTGARIWFAFHASANGPMPQIIYFNGRRVALGDDLEPIILFDKAQPGEKVLVAVKLLNTVDKKSFRGVTLKIDFASNRPSPEDLRTEFLSSTLLIPTLSKNPTADMATLEHAITTVDLSALDSGDQAKFDASLKQAATELEPLKPMFRELTYNVTGNSHIDAAWLWPWTETVDVVKRTFGTALQLMNEYPQYTYTQSAAQYNEWLADKYPPMNDEIKQRIKEGRWEVVGGMWVEPDLNMPGGESTARSILLGKRWYLQHYGVDVRIGWNPDSFGYNWQLPQIYKRSGIDYFVTQKMTWNDTNPLPFKLFWWQSPDGSKVLTYFPQGYGNNNLNPVRLAEDIVVARKRAPGLTDMMDLYGIGDHGGGATRTVLDEGDHWSQPDTIIPNMHFGTAQPYFSKVEQDIAPDSKTWDYKSIADGYQFPTPVEGKVSIPTWDDEMYLEYHRGVFTTQARQKYNMRYSEERTLNAEKLASLAWLDGDRYPTDEFTESWKKITFNQFHDLAAGSGIGVIYKDAQKDFDQVYWADNEISTKALNTLAARVDTHVATGVPVLVFNPLAWHRDGNLTVSVQMPSASPNGVSVLDAHDRVLPSAILSSNPKTNTFKLLIEAKDVPSMGYEVLHVVPGKRPFTSDLKASGTTLENAALKVVVDPNTGCITSLYDKKSNFETIAQGGCGNQLQTFHDLPKDYDAWNIDPGTLDHMTPITEVDSVKLVENTPVRATIRVTRTWQSSKFVQDIQLYAGADTVNVVNNVDWHETHVLLKASFPLSATSGFATYEIPYGSIQRPTTRNNSWEKARFEVPAQRWADLGNTQHGFSLINESKYGYDGVDNQLRLTLLRSPIWPDPNADRGHQHFSYELYPHTGTWQQALTERKGYSYNYRLRAVQVESHTGAGPAEHSFLSVEPENVVLTAVKKAEDSNGLIFHVFEWAGKSANVTFTLPPGATAATETNLMEKPEGSALTITDNKVTVPIKPYEILALRADYPHETEHAETK, encoded by the coding sequence GTGACCAACCATCCCCATCTCGCCCGCGCCCGCCAACTCGCCTCGGTCCTCACTTTGGCCGCAACATCGCTCCTCATAGCCCTCGCGCCCGCAGCCAACGCACAGAGGCGCGGACAAGCCGCCAACATCACCAGCTCGCTCTCGCCCGCGGCCCAGCAGGTAATTGAGCGCCTCTCCACCTTCGACGAGCTCTCCGCGCCTGACTGGCGCTACCACGCCGGCGACCTCCCGCACGGCGAAGACCCCGCGCTCGACGACAGCTCCTGGCAGGTCGTCAAAGCCCGCAGCGAAGCCCCCAACGAGTCCGTCTGGTATCGCCGCACCATCGAAGTCCCCAAGACCCTCAACGGCTACGACCTCACCGGCGCGCGCATCTGGTTCGCCTTCCACGCCAGCGCCAACGGCCCCATGCCGCAGATCATCTACTTCAACGGCCGCCGCGTCGCGCTCGGCGACGACCTCGAGCCCATCATCCTCTTCGACAAGGCCCAGCCCGGCGAAAAGGTCCTCGTCGCCGTCAAGCTGCTCAACACCGTCGACAAGAAGTCCTTCCGCGGCGTTACCCTCAAGATCGACTTCGCGTCCAACCGTCCCAGCCCTGAAGACCTTCGCACCGAGTTCCTCTCCTCGACCCTCCTCATCCCCACGCTCTCCAAAAACCCCACCGCCGACATGGCCACGCTCGAGCACGCCATCACCACCGTCGATCTCTCCGCGCTCGACTCCGGCGACCAGGCCAAGTTCGACGCCTCGCTCAAGCAGGCCGCCACCGAGCTTGAGCCGCTCAAGCCCATGTTCCGCGAGCTCACCTACAACGTCACCGGCAACTCCCACATCGACGCCGCCTGGCTCTGGCCCTGGACCGAGACCGTCGACGTCGTCAAGCGCACCTTCGGCACCGCGCTGCAACTCATGAACGAGTACCCGCAATACACCTACACCCAGTCCGCCGCGCAGTACAACGAGTGGCTCGCCGACAAATACCCCCCGATGAACGACGAGATCAAGCAGCGCATCAAAGAAGGCCGCTGGGAGGTCGTCGGCGGCATGTGGGTCGAGCCTGACCTCAACATGCCCGGCGGCGAGTCCACCGCGCGCTCCATCCTCCTCGGCAAACGCTGGTACCTCCAGCACTACGGCGTCGACGTCCGCATCGGCTGGAACCCCGACTCCTTCGGCTACAACTGGCAGCTCCCGCAGATCTACAAGCGCTCCGGCATCGACTACTTCGTCACCCAGAAGATGACCTGGAACGACACCAACCCGCTCCCCTTCAAGCTCTTCTGGTGGCAGTCGCCCGACGGCTCCAAAGTCCTCACCTACTTCCCGCAGGGCTACGGCAACAACAACCTCAACCCCGTCCGCCTCGCCGAAGACATCGTCGTCGCACGCAAGCGCGCACCCGGCCTCACCGACATGATGGACCTCTACGGCATCGGCGACCACGGCGGCGGCGCCACCCGCACCGTCCTCGACGAAGGCGACCACTGGTCGCAGCCCGACACCATCATCCCCAACATGCACTTCGGCACCGCGCAGCCCTACTTCTCCAAAGTCGAGCAGGACATCGCCCCCGACTCGAAGACCTGGGACTACAAATCCATCGCCGACGGCTACCAGTTCCCCACTCCCGTCGAGGGCAAAGTCTCCATCCCCACCTGGGACGACGAGATGTACCTCGAATACCACCGCGGCGTCTTCACCACCCAGGCCCGGCAAAAATACAACATGCGCTACAGCGAAGAGCGCACCCTCAACGCCGAAAAGCTCGCCTCACTCGCCTGGCTTGACGGCGACCGCTACCCCACCGACGAGTTCACCGAGTCCTGGAAGAAGATCACCTTCAACCAGTTCCACGACCTCGCCGCCGGCTCCGGCATCGGCGTCATCTACAAGGACGCGCAGAAGGACTTCGACCAGGTCTACTGGGCCGACAACGAAATCTCCACCAAGGCCCTCAACACCCTCGCCGCGCGCGTCGACACCCACGTAGCCACCGGCGTCCCGGTCCTCGTCTTCAACCCGCTCGCCTGGCACCGCGACGGCAACCTCACCGTCAGCGTGCAGATGCCATCCGCCTCCCCCAACGGCGTCTCCGTGCTCGACGCGCACGACCGCGTCCTGCCCTCCGCCATCCTCTCCAGCAACCCGAAGACGAACACCTTCAAGCTCCTCATCGAAGCCAAAGACGTTCCCTCCATGGGCTACGAGGTCCTCCACGTCGTCCCCGGCAAGCGTCCCTTCACCAGCGACCTCAAAGCCTCGGGCACAACGCTTGAAAACGCCGCCCTCAAGGTCGTCGTCGATCCCAACACCGGCTGCATCACCAGCCTCTACGACAAAAAATCCAACTTCGAAACCATCGCGCAGGGAGGCTGCGGCAACCAGCTCCAGACCTTCCACGATCTACCCAAGGACTACGACGCCTGGAACATCGATCCCGGCACGCTCGACCACATGACGCCCATCACCGAAGTCGACTCCGTCAAGCTCGTCGAGAACACGCCCGTCCGGGCCACCATCCGCGTCACCCGCACCTGGCAGAGCTCGAAGTTCGTGCAGGACATCCAGCTCTACGCCGGCGCCGACACCGTCAACGTCGTCAACAACGTCGACTGGCACGAGACCCACGTCCTGCTGAAAGCCTCCTTCCCGCTCTCCGCAACGTCCGGCTTCGCCACCTACGAGATCCCCTACGGCTCCATCCAGCGTCCCACCACGCGCAACAACTCGTGGGAGAAGGCCCGCTTCGAAGTGCCCGCGCAGCGCTGGGCCGACCTCGGCAACACGCAGCACGGCTTCTCGCTCATCAACGAGTCGAAGTACGGCTACGACGGCGTAGACAACCAGCTCCGCCTCACGCTCCTGCGCTCGCCCATCTGGCCCGACCCCAACGCCGACCGCGGCCACCAGCACTTCAGCTACGAGCTCTACCCGCACACCGGCACCTGGCAACAGGCCCTCACCGAGCGCAAGGGCTACAGCTACAACTACCGCCTCCGCGCCGTGCAGGTCGAATCGCACACCGGCGCAGGCCCAGCCGAGCACTCCTTCCTCTCGGTCGAGCCTGAGAACGTCGTCCTCACCGCCGTGAAGAAGGCCGAAGACTCCAACGGCCTCATCT
- a CDS encoding peroxiredoxin produces the protein MHKRILTALVAGAVVAGCGIGAKAYAAPPTELAVGTTAPNFTLPSQENKDISLSEFKGKWVVLYFYPKDQTQGCTIEAHNFQRDLTKYHALNAVVLGVSLDTVASHKAWCAKDTFNFKMLADPDHKVVDMYGVPLKTFGTMHFANRETFLISPEGKIVKVWPKVDPNVHSTEVLAELTADEKK, from the coding sequence ATGCACAAACGAATTCTGACCGCCCTCGTGGCCGGCGCCGTTGTTGCAGGATGTGGAATCGGCGCGAAGGCCTATGCAGCACCCCCGACCGAACTTGCCGTCGGCACAACCGCACCGAACTTTACGCTGCCCTCGCAGGAGAACAAGGACATCAGCCTGTCCGAGTTCAAGGGCAAGTGGGTGGTGCTCTACTTCTACCCTAAGGACCAGACGCAGGGCTGCACGATTGAGGCGCACAACTTCCAGCGCGACCTCACCAAATATCATGCGCTGAATGCTGTGGTGCTGGGCGTGAGCCTGGATACGGTGGCCAGCCACAAAGCCTGGTGCGCGAAGGACACGTTCAACTTCAAGATGCTTGCCGATCCCGACCACAAGGTGGTCGATATGTACGGCGTGCCCTTGAAGACGTTCGGCACGATGCACTTTGCCAATCGCGAGACGTTTTTGATTTCTCCTGAAGGGAAGATCGTGAAGGTGTGGCCGAAGGTTGACCCCAATGTTCATAGCACTGAGGTGCTTGCGGAGTTGACGGCCGACGAGAAGAAGTAA
- a CDS encoding LpxI family protein, with protein MPKLGLIAGNGRFPFLLLEAARAHGLTVVVAAIKEETDPEIDARAAADAEIHVHWMSLGELSRLIEMFRQEGVTRATMAGQVKHKQIFSSIRPDWRLAKLLLNLRTRNTDMLLGAVAKVLADEGIELISSTEYLEPLLAKAGVLTRRAPDEEEQKDIAYGRTVARAIAGYDLGQTVVIAAQACVAVEAMEGTDATIERAGALFRTLDTEAGETTLRRSLTVVKVAKPNQDMRFDVPVVGVRTIEAMQRARATCLAVEAGRTLLFDPEAIVRAADAAGIAISAE; from the coding sequence ATGCCGAAATTGGGTTTGATTGCGGGCAATGGGCGGTTTCCGTTTCTTCTGCTAGAGGCGGCGCGGGCGCATGGCTTGACTGTGGTGGTTGCGGCCATCAAGGAAGAGACTGATCCGGAGATTGATGCGCGGGCTGCGGCTGATGCGGAGATTCATGTTCACTGGATGTCGCTGGGTGAGCTTTCGCGGCTGATTGAGATGTTCAGGCAGGAGGGCGTCACGCGGGCCACAATGGCCGGGCAGGTGAAGCATAAGCAGATCTTTTCGAGCATTCGTCCGGACTGGCGGCTGGCGAAGCTGCTGCTGAACCTGCGCACGCGGAATACGGACATGCTGTTGGGAGCGGTGGCGAAGGTGCTGGCGGATGAGGGGATTGAGCTGATTAGTTCGACCGAGTATCTGGAGCCGCTGCTTGCCAAGGCTGGTGTGCTGACGCGGCGCGCGCCCGACGAGGAGGAGCAGAAGGACATTGCTTATGGGCGGACGGTGGCGCGGGCGATTGCGGGGTACGATCTTGGCCAGACCGTGGTGATTGCCGCGCAGGCTTGCGTGGCGGTCGAGGCGATGGAGGGTACGGACGCGACGATCGAGCGTGCTGGGGCGCTCTTTCGCACGCTGGATACTGAAGCTGGCGAGACGACGCTGCGGCGGTCGCTGACCGTGGTGAAGGTCGCCAAGCCGAATCAGGACATGCGCTTCGATGTGCCGGTCGTTGGCGTGCGGACGATTGAGGCGATGCAGCGGGCTAGGGCTACGTGTCTTGCTGTGGAGGCGGGCAGGACGCTGCTGTTCGACCCGGAGGCTATTGTGCGGGCGGCGGATGCGGCAGGCATTGCTATTTCTGCTGAATAA